The Phytohabitans houttuyneae genome has a segment encoding these proteins:
- a CDS encoding organic hydroperoxide resistance protein, with product MRVLYTAEALATGDGRSGHVRTSDGLFEADLAVPKAMGGPGGATNPEQLFAAGYAACFHSALKGVAKRAKVDTTGSSVGARVGIGPDDAGGFGLAVTLEVVLPGVGRELAQDLVGKAHQVCPYSNATRGNVEVTLVVAE from the coding sequence ATGCGCGTGCTCTACACAGCGGAGGCCCTCGCGACCGGTGACGGGCGCAGCGGGCACGTCCGCACCTCGGACGGGCTGTTCGAGGCCGACCTTGCCGTGCCCAAGGCGATGGGTGGCCCGGGCGGCGCGACAAACCCGGAGCAGCTCTTCGCGGCGGGCTACGCGGCCTGCTTCCACTCGGCGCTCAAGGGCGTCGCCAAGCGGGCCAAGGTGGACACCACCGGGTCGAGCGTGGGCGCGCGGGTGGGCATCGGGCCCGACGACGCGGGCGGGTTCGGTCTCGCGGTCACGCTCGAGGTCGTGCTGCCCGGCGTCGGGCGCGAGCTCGCGCAGGACCTCGTCGGCAAGGCGCACCAGGTCTGCCCGTACTCCAACGCCACCCGCGGCAACGTCGAGGTGACCCTGGTGGTCGCCGAGTGA
- a CDS encoding NADP-dependent oxidoreductase, with translation MKAREIHLASRPTGWPAPENFRLVEVALPPLEAGQVLVRNQVMSVDPYMRGRMNDVKSYVPPFQLDAALDGAAVGEVIASESPDRSVGDIVVHNSGWRDLAVLPAGRTRVLDTSAVPATAYLGPLGGTGLTAYVGLVEIAPMKAGETVFVSGAAGAVGSIAGQIAKLRGAARVVGSAGSPSKVDYLRGLGFDAAFDYHDGPVRDRLREAAPEGIDVYFDNVGGDHLEAAIGALHTHGRVALCGAIGQYNATEPTPAPRNLALAIGKQLTLRGFIVTSYGHLAPAFHADMTRWLAEGRVRYDETFVDGLENAPDAFLGLLRGANLGKMLVRL, from the coding sequence GTGAAGGCCCGGGAGATCCACCTCGCGTCCCGGCCGACCGGTTGGCCGGCGCCGGAAAACTTCCGCCTCGTCGAGGTCGCCCTGCCACCGCTCGAGGCCGGGCAGGTGCTCGTGCGCAACCAGGTGATGTCGGTCGACCCCTACATGCGCGGCCGGATGAACGACGTGAAGTCCTACGTGCCGCCGTTCCAGCTCGACGCCGCACTCGACGGCGCGGCGGTCGGCGAGGTCATCGCCTCCGAGTCGCCCGACCGTTCGGTGGGCGACATCGTGGTGCACAACTCCGGCTGGCGCGACCTTGCCGTGCTCCCAGCCGGCCGCACGCGGGTGCTGGACACGTCGGCGGTGCCGGCGACGGCTTACCTGGGTCCGCTGGGCGGGACCGGCCTGACGGCCTACGTGGGGCTTGTCGAGATCGCGCCGATGAAGGCGGGCGAGACGGTCTTCGTCTCCGGCGCGGCCGGTGCGGTCGGCAGCATCGCGGGCCAGATCGCCAAGCTGCGCGGTGCCGCCCGGGTGGTCGGCAGCGCCGGCTCACCGTCCAAGGTGGACTATCTGCGCGGGTTGGGCTTCGACGCCGCGTTCGACTACCACGACGGCCCGGTGCGCGACCGGCTGCGCGAGGCCGCGCCCGAGGGCATCGACGTGTACTTCGACAACGTCGGCGGCGACCACCTGGAGGCGGCGATCGGCGCGCTGCACACGCACGGGCGGGTGGCGCTGTGCGGGGCGATCGGGCAGTACAACGCGACCGAGCCGACGCCCGCGCCGCGCAACCTGGCGCTGGCGATCGGCAAGCAGCTGACACTGCGCGGCTTCATCGTCACGTCGTACGGGCACCTGGCGCCCGCGTTCCACGCCGACATGACGCGGTGGTTGGCCGAGGGCCGCGTCCGCTACGACGAGACCTTTGTGGACGGTCTGGAAAACGCGCCGGACGCCTTCCTCGGCCTGCTGCGCGGCGCCAACCTCGGCAAGATGCTGGTCCGCCTGTAG
- a CDS encoding MarR family winged helix-turn-helix transcriptional regulator — MDEELLLRHQVCFALHNAARAANALYRPLLDPLGLTYPQYLVLLLLWERDGRTVGELGLALDLDSGTLSPLLKRLEGAGLVTRERSAADERVVEVRLTPAGVALRRRAKRIPASLAAATGLSTAELSTLHSTLTRLAGSLRESATPTTKG; from the coding sequence GTGGACGAGGAGCTGTTGCTGCGACACCAGGTGTGCTTCGCGCTGCACAATGCCGCCCGCGCGGCCAACGCGCTCTACCGGCCGCTGCTCGACCCGCTCGGCTTGACGTACCCGCAGTATCTGGTCCTGCTCCTGCTCTGGGAGCGCGACGGGCGGACGGTCGGTGAGCTCGGCCTGGCCCTCGACCTCGACAGCGGCACGCTATCGCCGCTGCTCAAGCGCCTGGAGGGTGCGGGCCTGGTGACCCGCGAGCGGTCCGCCGCCGACGAGCGGGTGGTCGAGGTGCGGCTGACGCCCGCGGGTGTCGCGCTGCGCCGGCGGGCCAAGCGGATCCCGGCGTCGCTCGCGGCGGCCACAGGGCTGTCCACCGCCGAGCTGTCCACATTGCACAGCACCTTGACCCGGCTCGCCGGGTCACTGCGCGAAAGCGCCACACCCACGACGAAAGGATGA
- a CDS encoding GNAT family N-acetyltransferase, translating to MEVGLRDATPADSDFCFALHEAALGPYVTAVWGWDEAVQRDFHARGFDPPHTKIITMNGVDAGRLDVERRPDELYVGLIELLPAYQGKGAGGRLLRDLIAEAAARGQAICLEVLVVNTRAYDLYARLGFRETGRDDLKVWMRIEVYR from the coding sequence ATGGAGGTGGGACTGCGGGACGCCACGCCCGCGGACAGTGACTTCTGCTTCGCGCTGCACGAGGCGGCGCTCGGGCCGTACGTCACGGCCGTCTGGGGATGGGACGAGGCGGTGCAGCGGGACTTCCACGCGCGCGGCTTCGACCCACCCCACACCAAGATCATTACGATGAACGGTGTGGACGCCGGCCGCCTCGACGTCGAGCGCCGGCCGGACGAGCTCTACGTCGGGTTGATCGAGCTGCTACCCGCGTACCAGGGAAAGGGTGCCGGCGGGCGCCTGCTGCGCGACCTGATCGCGGAGGCCGCCGCGCGCGGGCAGGCGATCTGCCTCGAGGTGCTGGTGGTCAACACCCGGGCGTACGACCTCTACGCCCGCCTCGGCTTTCGCGAAACAGGCCGGGACGACTTGAAGGTGTGGATGCGTATCGAGGTCTATCGTTAG
- a CDS encoding MarR family winged helix-turn-helix transcriptional regulator: protein MEETRWLTDEQQRAWRRFAAVVMQLPGTLDTQLQQDAHLTHFGYWVLAMLSEAEGRALRMSELATLSNGSQSRLSHLVGRLEERGWVRRERTPEDGRGYVAVLTDEGYRKVVETAPGHVEKVRSVVFDALTPEQVAQLDEISAAILSRMNPAADC from the coding sequence ATGGAGGAGACGCGCTGGCTGACGGACGAGCAGCAGCGTGCCTGGCGGCGCTTCGCGGCCGTGGTGATGCAGCTGCCCGGCACCCTCGACACTCAGCTCCAGCAGGACGCGCACCTGACACACTTCGGCTACTGGGTGCTGGCGATGCTGTCCGAGGCGGAGGGTCGCGCCCTGCGGATGAGCGAGCTCGCCACCCTCTCCAACGGCTCCCAGTCCCGCCTCTCCCACCTTGTCGGGCGGCTGGAGGAGCGGGGCTGGGTGCGCCGCGAGCGCACGCCAGAGGACGGCCGCGGCTACGTGGCGGTGCTCACCGACGAGGGGTACCGCAAGGTGGTCGAGACCGCGCCCGGCCACGTGGAGAAGGTGCGCTCGGTGGTGTTCGACGCGCTGACCCCGGAGCAGGTCGCCCAGCTCGACGAGATCAGCGCCGCCATCCTCTCCCGCATGAACCCGGCCGCCGACTGCTGA
- a CDS encoding pectate lyase family protein — translation MTLHRTDQAERPRSRRWRGPAIGAAALALAAAGALVAMPDASAATFNLQGWATQGGGTSGGGSASPVTVTTSSALISNMQASGARVIRVSGTISISGMQKVAANKTIIGVGSGATITGGGLNVASVSNVIIRNINFRSWGDDAINVQYSTRVWIDHNSFSSGSDGAVDIKRASDYVTVSWNRFFNHDKTALLGHSDDNGGEDRGKLRVTYNNNWFDGTNQRHPRVRFGNPVHVFNNYYSNIGSYGVASTCGAGVLVEGNYFENVEDPFHRGEGSSPDGNLVARNNHFVNSGSGETGGSVAGIPYSYQMDSASSVKSSVTSGAGTGRI, via the coding sequence ATGACGCTCCACCGCACCGACCAAGCCGAGCGCCCACGCTCGCGCCGCTGGCGTGGGCCGGCGATCGGCGCCGCCGCACTCGCGCTCGCCGCGGCCGGCGCCCTGGTCGCGATGCCGGACGCGTCCGCCGCCACGTTCAACCTGCAGGGCTGGGCCACGCAGGGCGGCGGCACGAGCGGCGGCGGCAGCGCCTCGCCGGTGACCGTCACGACGTCGTCAGCGCTGATCAGCAACATGCAGGCCAGCGGCGCCCGGGTGATCCGGGTGTCCGGCACGATCTCGATCAGCGGCATGCAGAAGGTGGCGGCCAACAAGACGATCATCGGTGTCGGCAGCGGTGCCACCATCACCGGTGGCGGGCTCAACGTCGCCAGCGTCAGCAACGTGATCATCCGGAACATCAACTTCCGGAGCTGGGGTGACGACGCGATCAACGTGCAGTACTCCACCCGGGTCTGGATCGACCACAACAGCTTCAGCTCGGGCAGCGACGGCGCGGTCGACATCAAGCGCGCGTCCGACTACGTCACGGTCTCGTGGAACCGCTTCTTCAACCACGACAAGACCGCGCTGCTCGGCCACTCCGACGACAACGGCGGCGAGGACCGGGGCAAGCTGCGGGTGACGTACAACAACAACTGGTTCGACGGCACCAACCAGCGCCACCCGCGGGTCCGCTTCGGCAACCCGGTCCACGTGTTCAACAACTACTACAGCAACATCGGCAGCTACGGCGTCGCGTCGACCTGTGGCGCCGGCGTTCTCGTCGAGGGCAACTACTTCGAGAACGTCGAGGACCCGTTCCACCGCGGCGAGGGCAGCTCGCCCGACGGCAACCTCGTCGCGCGGAACAACCACTTCGTCAACTCCGGCAGCGGTGAGACGGGTGGCAGTGTTGCCGGCATCCCGTACTCGTACCAGATGGACAGCGCGAGCAGCGTGAAGTCGTCGGTGACGAGCGGCGCCGGCACCGGGCGGATCTGA
- a CDS encoding amidase, with protein MVPALDLSAAELGRRIAARELSAREVVGAFLDRVAEVDPALNAVVELRAEAALAEAAAADERGSGGPLHGVPFTVKDWIDAAGLRCAGGQPAHRERRPARDATAVARLRAAGGILLGKTAAGPDNPLYGRVGNPHDPRFTPAGSSSGEAAIIAAGGSALGLGSDSGGSIRQPAHCCGIAGLRPTTGRVPLTGHFPFICATADPRTVIGPLARHVEDLALALRLIAGPDGADPSAVPVPLGDHAAVRLAGTRVALYLDHPHTTPHPAVVRATHAAAATLAAAGLVVEEATPPGLADVYPLTLDYWRRPESDSPDEWVNGGTFDPATLGPISAEDVERSLFTWDRLRRRMLPFIGAHPLVLSPAAEKPAVPHGEDGGGIPYTLLWSLVGYPAVVVRAGTTVEGLPVGVQIAAPPWREDLALAAASIVERTR; from the coding sequence ATGGTGCCGGCGCTCGACCTGTCCGCCGCGGAGCTGGGCAGGCGGATCGCCGCGCGGGAGCTGTCCGCGCGGGAGGTGGTCGGCGCGTTCCTCGACCGCGTCGCCGAGGTCGACCCCGCGCTCAACGCCGTGGTGGAGCTGCGCGCCGAAGCCGCCCTCGCCGAGGCCGCGGCCGCCGACGAGCGGGGGTCGGGCGGGCCGCTGCACGGGGTGCCGTTCACGGTGAAGGACTGGATCGACGCCGCCGGCCTGCGGTGCGCGGGCGGGCAGCCGGCCCACCGCGAGCGCCGCCCGGCCCGGGACGCCACCGCCGTGGCGCGGCTGCGCGCCGCCGGCGGCATCCTGCTCGGCAAGACGGCGGCCGGCCCGGACAACCCGCTCTACGGTCGGGTGGGCAACCCGCACGACCCGCGCTTCACGCCGGCGGGCAGCTCCAGCGGCGAGGCGGCCATCATCGCGGCCGGCGGTTCGGCCCTCGGGCTGGGCAGCGACTCCGGCGGCAGCATCCGCCAGCCGGCACACTGCTGTGGCATCGCCGGCCTGCGGCCGACCACCGGGCGGGTGCCGTTGACCGGGCACTTCCCGTTCATCTGCGCGACCGCCGACCCGCGCACGGTGATCGGCCCCCTCGCGCGGCACGTGGAGGACCTCGCCCTCGCGCTCCGCCTGATCGCCGGCCCGGACGGCGCGGATCCGAGCGCGGTGCCGGTCCCGCTCGGCGACCACGCGGCCGTGCGGCTGGCCGGGACCCGCGTCGCGCTGTACCTCGACCACCCGCACACCACCCCCCACCCCGCCGTGGTCCGCGCCACCCACGCGGCCGCCGCGACGCTCGCCGCCGCGGGGCTTGTCGTGGAGGAGGCCACGCCGCCCGGACTCGCCGACGTCTACCCGCTGACGCTCGACTACTGGCGCCGCCCCGAGTCCGACTCGCCCGACGAGTGGGTGAACGGCGGCACCTTCGACCCCGCCACCCTCGGCCCGATCTCCGCCGAAGACGTGGAACGCTCGCTCTTCACGTGGGACCGTCTGCGCCGGCGCATGCTCCCGTTCATCGGGGCACATCCGCTGGTGCTCTCGCCCGCCGCGGAGAAGCCCGCCGTGCCGCACGGCGAGGACGGCGGCGGCATCCCGTACACGCTGCTGTGGAGCCTGGTGGGCTATCCCGCCGTGGTGGTACGGGCCGGCACGACGGTGGAGGGCCTGCCGGTGGGCGTGCAGATCGCCGCCCCGCCGTGGCGCGAGGACCTGGCCCTGGCGGCCGCGTCCATCGTGGAGCGCACCCGCTAG
- a CDS encoding 5-methyltetrahydropteroyltriglutamate--homocysteine S-methyltransferase, with protein sequence MDARNRPPFRADHVGSLLRPAALLRAREDRAAGRITAEQLRAVEDDAITEVVRMQEEVGLRSATDGEFRRTSWHMDFIYQLGGIDPADEKLTVRFFNDEGTLEFSSAALRVHDRVSLAEPIFVDAFTYLQSQVKTNVPKLTIPSPSMVHYRGGRAAIDEGVYPDLDQFWDDLSAAYAEEVRRLGLLGCTYLQLDDTSLAYLNDPRQRELVAAHGGDPMHQHERYIRQINAAIAGRPPEMAVTTHMCRGNFRSSWAAEGGYDFVAEALFNQLDVDGFFLEYDDARSGGFGPLRFVPPGKMVVLGLVTTKRGELESKDELKRRIDEATRYVPLEQLCLSPQCGFSSTVEGNALTYDEQVAKLRLVVETAQEVWG encoded by the coding sequence ATGGATGCGCGTAACCGCCCACCATTCCGCGCCGACCACGTCGGCAGCCTGTTGCGTCCCGCCGCGCTGCTGCGCGCCCGGGAGGACCGCGCGGCCGGCCGCATCACGGCCGAGCAGCTCCGCGCGGTCGAGGATGACGCGATCACCGAGGTCGTCCGTATGCAGGAGGAGGTCGGCCTGCGCTCGGCCACCGACGGCGAGTTCCGCCGGACCTCCTGGCACATGGACTTCATCTACCAGCTCGGCGGCATCGACCCCGCCGACGAGAAGCTGACCGTCCGGTTCTTCAACGACGAGGGCACGCTGGAGTTCAGCTCGGCCGCGCTGCGCGTGCACGACCGCGTCTCGCTCGCCGAGCCGATCTTCGTGGACGCCTTCACCTACCTCCAGTCGCAGGTCAAGACCAACGTCCCCAAGCTCACGATCCCGTCACCCAGCATGGTGCACTACCGCGGCGGGCGGGCGGCGATCGACGAGGGGGTGTACCCGGACCTGGACCAGTTCTGGGACGACCTCTCCGCCGCGTACGCCGAGGAGGTGCGCCGCCTCGGCCTGCTCGGCTGCACGTACCTCCAGCTCGACGACACCAGCCTCGCCTACCTCAACGACCCGCGGCAGCGCGAGCTCGTCGCGGCGCACGGCGGTGACCCGATGCACCAGCACGAGCGGTACATCCGCCAGATCAACGCGGCCATCGCCGGCCGCCCGCCCGAGATGGCCGTCACCACCCACATGTGCCGGGGCAACTTCCGGTCCTCGTGGGCGGCCGAGGGTGGGTACGACTTCGTGGCCGAGGCCCTGTTCAACCAGCTCGACGTCGACGGCTTCTTCCTGGAGTACGACGACGCCCGCTCCGGCGGCTTCGGCCCGCTGCGGTTCGTGCCGCCCGGCAAGATGGTGGTGCTCGGCCTCGTCACCACCAAGCGCGGGGAGCTGGAGAGCAAGGACGAGCTGAAGCGCCGCATCGACGAGGCCACGCGGTACGTGCCGCTGGAGCAGCTGTGCCTCTCACCCCAGTGCGGCTTCTCGTCGACTGTGGAGGGCAACGCGCTCACGTACGACGAGCAGGTCGCGAAGCTGCGACTGGTGGTGGAGACCGCACAAGAGGTGTGGGGGTGA
- a CDS encoding ABC transporter substrate-binding protein encodes MVRRLSFVVACVLLVSCGGDGSPSESDGGGPDKVNVGVIAILDVAPIYLGKEKGFFAARDIDLTLTTAQGGAAIVPAVVSGQYQFGFSNVVSLLLARSQNLPLKVVSNGNNSTGEDGKDFGSVLVRGDSPIRTAADLPGHSIAVNTLRNIVDTTVRASVRKAGADPTALRFTELAFPDMPAALAGGKVDAAFMVEPFQSAARAQGARSVASSYVDAAPNLTVAVYFTSQTLVERDADLVRRFSEAMRESLAYADAHPDEARRVIGTYTKITPEVIAQVTLPKWPADVNRASVQTLADLALQDGLIESPVDVGALLP; translated from the coding sequence ATGGTGCGCCGGCTCTCGTTCGTCGTCGCGTGCGTGCTGCTCGTCAGCTGTGGCGGCGACGGCTCTCCGTCCGAATCGGACGGTGGTGGCCCCGACAAGGTAAACGTGGGGGTCATCGCGATCCTCGACGTGGCACCGATCTACCTCGGCAAGGAGAAGGGCTTCTTCGCCGCGCGCGACATCGACCTCACGCTGACCACCGCACAGGGTGGCGCGGCGATCGTGCCGGCGGTGGTGAGCGGCCAGTACCAGTTCGGCTTCAGCAACGTGGTGTCGCTGCTGCTGGCCCGCTCGCAGAACCTGCCGCTCAAGGTGGTCAGCAACGGCAACAACTCCACCGGCGAGGACGGCAAGGACTTCGGCAGCGTGCTGGTCCGCGGCGACAGCCCGATCCGCACGGCGGCCGACCTGCCCGGCCACAGCATCGCCGTCAACACGCTCCGCAACATCGTCGACACCACGGTCCGCGCCTCGGTCCGCAAGGCCGGCGCCGACCCGACCGCGCTGCGCTTCACCGAGCTGGCCTTCCCGGACATGCCGGCGGCGCTGGCGGGCGGCAAGGTGGACGCCGCCTTCATGGTCGAGCCCTTCCAGTCGGCGGCGCGTGCGCAGGGGGCGAGGTCGGTGGCGTCGAGCTACGTGGACGCGGCGCCCAACCTGACGGTGGCTGTGTACTTCACCTCGCAGACCCTCGTCGAGCGCGACGCCGACCTGGTGCGCCGCTTCTCGGAGGCGATGCGCGAGTCGCTGGCCTACGCGGACGCGCACCCGGACGAGGCGCGGCGCGTGATCGGCACGTACACGAAGATCACACCCGAGGTGATCGCGCAGGTCACGCTCCCGAAGTGGCCGGCCGACGTCAACCGCGCCTCGGTACAGACCCTCGCCGACCTGGCGCTGCAGGACGGCCTGATCGAGTCCCCCGTGGACGTGGGCGCGCTCCTGCCGTAG